The genomic region CACAGTGATTTCAATGTACAGAataaaggattttttttctcgAGATATTGGGATATTTCTGTGTTCCACAGCAGAAAGGACTGTATAAAGTTTTGTAAACAATTATGAAAGAAATTGAATTTTAAGGGAACTATCACTGTAATTGATGAAATTCAATTGCAATTTTATGGTTTTATGTTCAGGTTTGTGTGCTCTGTCTGTAAATTATGGTTATATATGGCACCGGTAGTCATTGTTTATTCGTGTTCCAGAAAGAGACAATGAATTTCTCATTTAAGAGGCACTGAATTTCCGCCCTGATCAAACTCaatcaaatattaatttactgaACCTGAGGAGTACTTTTAACCAATGAGATGTGATATGTAGAAGGCATTAAGTGCAACCTAAGGGTTCAGACTTTCTTCCCTTTCATTCTTCATTGTTGTGAGAAAGTGTTCCATGTAGAACAACAGGGTTTTATCTTGCAGATCAAGACCCTGTGTGACTGAATACTTAGGACTAACATATAATGTAACCCATACTTTTATCtcaaagaaaattatatatcTAACCTTATCACATGTTTACAGTAAGCACAGATGTCTGATAAAGAATGCAATATCTGAAAACCATCCttttatactgtatgtgtgcaAGCTGTTGTTAAACATCTTAAGTCTTTTTATCCTTTTTGTTGACAAAGGACCTCATATGACTATCTTTCTTCTACGCAACACAGAAGAAGATATGTGAAGAATATTTCAGCTGTTTTTGTTCATAAAATGAAAGTAACACTCAACAATGACATAAAGTCAGCACAAAAGTAATCAATACAACTCAAGTGGCATAATACAAGTGTTATAAGATCACTATGTGTGACAAACAGACCAAATTTTAAATGGTTATTCACTTGCAAATCAAAACATTGATCAACAGAGGTGAAATAAAAAATGCCAACACATCAATAACATAAATTAATAGATTTGGCTATACAGCAGGTTTGTTAAAGTTGCTTTGTGCTTGATTCTTTGTGCTAGGATGAAAGGAACCAGGTGTTGACCACATACCTGTGGGTGCGTCAGATTTGGCATGATGCTTACCTGCGCTGGGATAAAGATGAGTATGATGGACTTGAGGTCATTCGAATACCCAGCGATCTTGTTTGGAGACCAGACATCGTTCTGTATAACAAGTAAAACACCTTCAGTACATTTATTACCaggtgtcacacacacacttcatctTGCATTAAACATACAAATCTGTGCATTTAAAGGTTACATAGAATTGAACTAATATGTAGACAACAGGCACATTATTAACCTCTATATCTCTTTTTCACTCAGTGCGGATGAAGAGGACTCCTCGGGACCCCCAGGCACTAATGTGGTCTTGAGGTATAATGGTGAGATCACTTGGGACTCCCCTGCTATCACTAAGAGTTCCTGTAAGGTGGATGTCTCTTATTTCCCCTTTGATAGTCAAGAGTGCAACCTTACCTTTGGCTCCTGGACCTATAATGGCAATCAGGTAATATGCACTTGATAGGTGTACAGACATAGCAAATACAATAGTAAACATTCATGTATTCTTGTGTTGAACTATTCTAATAGgttactttggataaaagcttTTTGTATCTGAAAATAAGTAAGATGTATACACTGTTATGTAACAATAGATATGTAATCCCCTAACTTGCTAATTGTAAGAGCagggatattttttaaaatgcttagTCATACACACAAGTCAACTGTTGCAATCTTAATATCCGAACAAAAGCATGAGATAAATGTAGCCTAATGGGAAATGAAAAAGCTCCATACTGTGAATATATAGTAGTTGAATATGTACAGTACATCCTCAACATCCAAAATTATGAAGTGACATCAGAATATATATGAATCCTTAGAAAGaatgttattaaataatattaaaagttatAGAAAACGTATGGTGGCTTGACCTCTGTGTCGTCTTCATGCACTGTAACCTCATTTCTGCTGctcttaaaaacacaaacaaacaaatatttgtaacatattttttaaaatactaaaaaataaataaataaataaataaatctaaagaAACCTAAAATTACTTTAGCACTTTATCCTGTTTACATTgtcctgtttttcttttttaattaatatataatgcaAATGAAACCCTGCAATCCCAGGTGAAGGTAGTTGTGAAGGAAGATATAGACAGAATTGTAAATTGTCCCCTACTGAAAATCCTATCATATCCATTGTAACCCCAGGTGGACATTACTATGGGCATGGAGAGTGGTGACCTTTCAGACTTTGTGGAAAACGTGGAATGGGAGTGTCATGGCATGCCAGCCGTTAAGAACGTCATTATGTATGGCTGCTGCTCGGACCCTTACCCTGACATAACGTACACAGTCCTTCTCAAACGGCGATCTTCCTTCTACATCTTCAACTTGCTTCTGCCGTGTTTCCTCATCTCTTTCCTGGCTCCGCTGGGCTTCTACCTGCCTGCTGATTCTGGGGAGAAGGTCTCACTGGGGGTGACGGTGCTGCTGGCTCTGACTGTATTTCAGCTGATGGTGGCAGAGAGTATGCCACCTTCGGAAAGTGTTCCACTAATTGGTGAGTTTACAGTGGAGCATAATGCTTAACAAGCTTTTGGAAATATTTAGATGAATCAGCTCTCTTTTACTTTCTTTCCATTTCTCTCTGGCTAAAGAATATCGATGTCGCTCAGGTTAGAGTGTTAAATGTGGTTCTATTTATACAGTTTGGTTATAAATGAGAGTGACAACCATATGCTTTTTATCACTGTCACTATAGTTACAGACCGTCCTTGTGGCTCAATTGGCCCCCTAGTGGCAGTTAGTTAACAATCAGTTAATTATTTTTGACTGCTTTTTATGAATTTCAATACATTGTGTGATCTACACTGTAACAAGTTCAAATGGGAAATTAATGATTTCTGGTTATGGCTGGGTGACAGTGACATAGCCATTAGAAACAAAtgctggtaacactttattttgatggtcccttttgaaaattctgttgactataagtaactttgcaactacatgtcaactaacaatcattagagtattagtagactgtctgcttaatatctgctaaatCTTTATTGTGAtggtcccccaacagacattctactgactataagtaactttgcaagtatatgtcaacttattctaaccctaaccctaccagtctactaatactctactaacactctaatgagagttagaaGACATGTAGGTGCAACGTTACTTACAGTCAACAGAATATATTAAAGGGAACATCAAAATAATGTGAAACCAAAATGCTGTATATTTTGACAATACAGAACTTTTTTTCTGTCAGAAAAAtcataaactaaacaaaaaaaacccattgTTGTCTAATACATTTAGGAATGTTTACAAAAGTAAATCGCAGTGACGCATATCACTAAATGAAGATAAAGATGAAAGGTATCTTATCATTTTTGTTGAACTATACCAGCATATTCATACAAGGACAAACAATTATTTgcgaaaattaaccatggttttactcCAAATAAAACCAAGGGGAAAaaaggttattatagttaaatcATGGTGAccacaaattaaccatggttttgctaCACTATAGATTAACCAGGCATTTGTGGTAAAACTGTGGTTATACAAATGGTCAtttgtataaatatttttactataataaaaccatgggtcacactttatattaagtggccttaaatactatgtacttacatttaaattaatgatttgatacaatgcacttattgtgtacatacatgtttttacattgtacttatgtctgaaaaacacctgcatgtaattacatctgtaattaatttctgtaattacatttataattacactgttgacccatcccttacacctaacccctacccttaaacctacccataccaccaaagctttccttaaccttacctgtatcccaattcaatagcagaaaaagtgttttgcaattgaacccaataagtacattgtacttattttttgatgtaagtacatagtagttaaggccacttaatataaagtgggaccaaaccatggttaatttttgTAAGTGCAATATAAAGTACAATGTCAACGTCCTCCCATCCCTCACTGCCATTTTACTAAGCTTATCAGTGCTCCCCATcttgtgataaaaaaaaaggtttatgaTTAACTGGCTGTGATGCCGACTCAGAAACATCAGAATCATGATCcatttgaagcttttttttaaatccacaGAGGGGTGAAACAGGCAAAATACAGTCCATACATCTGTAATACAGTCCATAAAACAGGCATAATCCAACAAACGATAGTAGAAACAGGCAACGGTCTGGGCAGGCAGCAATCAAGCAATAATCCAGACAAACAAGGCAGAATCATAAGGCAGGCAGCAGTGAGCAGTCAGACAACAGGGTAACCAGTCCAAGTTCAAACCAAGCCAGAAGTAGCAAACTACGGGAAATCAATCAGAATTGTCAGCTGAGGCAAGAACATGACTTCACAAAGAAGTCTTATATACTCTACTAATGGGCTGCAGATGCTGAGCAATCAGGTCAGGAGAGGGATTGTGAGAATTGTAGTGAAAGGGTAAGTCAATGCTCAGGAGAGGGGGCCCTCTGGTGGCTGTCTTCAGAGTTTGCATGTGTAACACTGGCCTAATAAAGGGGATGCTCATGaaattttttcttatttaatatattgataATTAATCTCCCAGCCCTTATTCTGgactattgtttattttttgacatAAGCCATGGGTTCTCATACAGATGTTACTCAATTCCTGAGTAAAGGTTAAATCAAGCCTTGCAAGAAAAAAGAGCAACTCAAAAGGCCAATTTACACTGTATCAACAGACGCGATCAATGACAACAGACACTTTGTTGGGTTTTGTCAGCTTAGCATGTTACCTCTGTAAGTTATTTTATGAACAGGACAATCAAGTCACACCTGATAGTACATACAGTTGTCAATCCCAAACATTGATTGTGTTAATGTAGTGTTTTTGGCATTTATCCCTTGTTTGTGTCTTTCTTATAGGAAAATATTACATTGCGACAATGACCATGATAACAGCCTCTACATCATTGACTATCTTCATCATGAACATACACTTTTGTGGAGCGGAAGCAAAACCTGTGCCTCACTGGGCCAAAGTCCTGATAATAGACTACATGTCAAAGATCTTTTTTGTGTATGAGGTAGGGGAGAATTGCACCACACCAGAAAGCGACCGAGGCCCATTGTTCTCTGAAGACCCGCTGGCTAGCCTGGAGAGAGATGGGTATTTTGATAAAGGGTTTTATGGAGACTGTCAGCATGATGACAGAACCCACAGTCAGTTTAATGGGTATAATCACAGAGACCACCGGCATGGGAATGGGTACCATCACAACAACAGTGACTATCGGCAACATAGGAACCAGCATCAAAGGAGGACCCGCTCATCTTCAAATTCCCCTGTCCGACAGAGTGCCCATCATCCAAAATACACACACTACATTGGTCGGGATGGAAGCGATAAGCTCCCACTGACAAGCCAGGAAAAACTAAATGATAGCGAACTCTCCATTCCAGAAAAACTTAATGGATTCACTTACGATCATGGCAATGGCTATCTCAATGGAGTTGGCTATCTCCATGATAATGGCTACAGCAAAACCTTTGGAGTAGACAGATACAATAAGACCCCCACTGGCACAGGATATGTATGTGTCTGTGGCCAACATCAGAAAGTGGTGCGAAACATTGACTACATAGCTAACTGTTTCAGAGAGCAGAGGGCACACCAGGCAAAAGGGGCCGAGTGGAAGAAGGTTGCCAAGGTGATGGACAGGTTCTTCATGTGGGTGTTTTTCATCATGGTATTCCTCATGAGTATCCTTGTCATGGCCAAGGCAACCTAGAGCAGTTTACATATTAAAGAAACAATCAATTGATTATATAATGGGTAACTGTATGTgtcaaaaaaaacccaaaaaaacatttagttactgattatacatttttttttaaacaataattccTATAATCCTGTATTTGTCTGTAAATAGGCTCATGTTCTACATTCAACTTAATATGTGGATTGCAGTTACAGCACGAGTGTTTACTTTGTTTACTTTATTCTTTCCAGCCAAGAAGATTCTCTGGTTGTAACAGTTAAAGAAATGGCATTAATATTTCAGGTGTAGACGTGTTCCCACATGTGTATGTAGGGTAACACAATCTTTGTCTGGCATGGACACACATTAATAATGCACAATTAACCGTGCACATGCGTATGGACAGACATCCACACTATTGCacattaaaaatgcagaaatagATCAGTCTAGAATGCACACACAGTGCAAAACATCCTTGACCAGTGCTAACATGTACATTCTGCAACTTCTTTATTTATTCTTTACTTACTTGTGTTAACTTATTTCTTTGATTTGCTGTATTTATTTCTCTCTTTGTTCTCTGCTTACAATATTCTTTACAAATTGTGCtacacaaataaaaactttaGTAATCATCGAATCCTAGAATCTTAGACTACTGTTCAAAAAAggcaaaagtgaaataaaaagagAGTAAGTAAAATTAACACTCAAACCTCAAATTGCTATTTGGAATGTGATTATATGCAGACGTCACTCAATTCCTGAGTAAAGGTTAAATCAAGccttgcaagaaaaaaagagcAACTCAAAAGGTCAATTTACACTGTACCAACAGACGCAATCAATGACAACAGACACTTTGTTGGGTTTTGTCGGCTTAGCGTGTTACCTCTGTTGGAGTCCGTTAGCATTGGTTGGCACTTGTTTTCAGTGACTGAACATGTTCAATTAGTGTTAGTCAGGTTGTGGAATATCTGAGAAGTGACGTAGTATAATCTGGTGACTGTCCCTCTTGGTCTGCATCTGTCTGTGCAATGTGAATTGGCCTAAATGCAGGAGAGACTttctttaacccttaaatgcatacctcgggtctttatcgatctgggacatcattcactacactcctcctcattcattttttaaagttagacatcaaccttcttagtattcctcaattcattataaacaatatagcaataaaaaaatcttaaaattataaaataatgtctgttttcccattcattttttgtaaaaattgtatagggtcactAATGACCCAAGCTGTGTAtcagtgtatgtatattttttctgcacaacaataattgaatttttgatgacggaataagtgcatttcacctttattccacaaggtggcaatgtctgatataCAAGTATCATTAGCAAAATGTGAAATGGCTCAgcaatttactgcagagcaagtactgaacgaaATCAAATATCACTGTCTCTGTCACttgatggatctggtgaagctgtttgcgaccaaaataatgatttttaaaatgttttgagaatatgtttgagatcatGAATGAGCTCATATTCGCTATCTCAGACATACTGTCAAAACTATCATTTGCTTAATGTACTGgaaaatgagctctgacgaggacagtgatgatggcataaaacatctgctcaaactgagccctttcaagctccaaaagataacaaaatatgctttattttattcttctgtaattgttactctaatattaggggagttttatattattgtgacaggtagagatccatccGTGTTAGATAGCTCtagaatatgtaagaatgattcatgaaacattcatgcatttaagggtttaTAGGTGCTGGTCTAAACCTCAGTAGTCTACATGGATTAAACTAAGTCTGAGAAACGAAAGCGTAAAACCTGTATAGTctgaagcaaaaaagtattacaaaattaccatcaatccatccattctATAGCCCGCTTGTCCTATGTAGGGTTGGAGGGATGCTGGAGCCTATCCCAGCATCTTGGGCCTTAGGCAGGGAAACCCTTGATGAATGGCCAGTCCTTCACTGGGATATTACAATTACTCTAACATCTTGCAGATACATAaagtaattttacattttctaaaaatattaaaaatgttcttAGTCCATTCATCTGAGTCATAGTGAGATCTTGAGAATTGCATTGGAATTGCTTCCAGTTCATTCATTACTGTTCACCAATAATTAAATGGATGATCCATTTGAGTGTTTTGCATTGTGGGATAAAGTATAGCCTGTACTGTGCTCAGTTTGTACACTGCACATTTCACCAAATCCAGTCTGGCTGTTCCATACATTCTATGAACAGTATACATAACATATTCTGCAAATTGTATTAGTATGCCATTCTGAACATTGCGTCAATCTATCTCTTCAATTCACTAAAAAAGTTCACATCACtaaaacaattggaaaagcaAATGTGATAACGGACTCAGTTTCTTTCTtctatgaaaaacaaaaatattttttctgaataaaaaaaagaaaaagaaaaatgtctcgctaaatgaacacaaaaaagaaaatatatatttttaatttttaatggaAATGTACCAATATAATCATGGCATGCAAAGACAAACAAGTGCAAACTAAGATGTAATGTCCTCTCCTCCCTCCCCAGTCAAGATAAGTGTAGTTGTTTTATGGAGCATGATCAGTCTCAAAAATAGtacatttacaaaacaaaattcatAAATGCACAGCACAATCACATTTACAAAATGCAATTTGTAAATTCATAAATACACAAGTAAAAGCataaatatttctccaaatgctCTCACAAATGCATCTTacctaaataaatgtaaaatgtttacaCAAATATGTATATATCAAGTTCTTGAATTAATTTCCATCACACATTTATGAATGATGTTACATGTATTTATGAATCGTTGAATCTGCATTTGTAAATCGTCACACATGCGTGGACTGCTTTGAATTTGTGTGTGGTATTTTTGAGACCTTCCTGGCAGGTTAAGATTCATAAATATCTTCTGTTCTGTTAAGCCAATCGCAGTGAACTTTTAATTCATCAATCAAAATGCCCCTTACTGAACAGACTCAGGAAGCCCAACGCTGCCCTTGTACTGTGCATTGTTACATGATCGGGTCCTTTCTGTTAAGACATTTTAATGGATAGGCTACTCTTTTTTTTAAGCACATGattacaatttctacaaaatcacattatgatttATATCGTTTGCACAAAATACAGCTGCCCGGTTGTGATATAAAACAGTTTAATGTTGTTATTAGTAATATGTCCCTTATCCATTAGGTGGTGACCAAGTGCTTGAAAAGAGTTGAGTTGCAGTGTTAAAGGAACTGAAGCAAGACAGTCTGGCAGTGTTTGATGAGTAGCAGGCACGTGCACAGGTAGGGCTCAACCTGTGCAGAGCACATGCCCTTTTTGTCCTCCACTCCAAAGTGCCCTTTTTTggaggtgttttattttatttatttattttcttcaatAAATCAATGCTATCGGTCACCCTttacgtctgtctgtctgatttgtaaatatatttagcctaataaaggtattaaaaaaaagagattgtGACAAAATCATTTTGGTTccgctcaaactgtcagtcaaacctcttaaCTCCAGCCTCTGAATGCAGCGAACTGAACTtccacagcagagcagctgaaTGTCTTGCAATGGtaaataaatatcttgtttttttgaATAAGTACAACGTTGTCTTTACGAAAGAAACACTAGTATGTctataaagtttcatattttatgcatcTGAGGCCTGAGACCGGCAgcggagagagagggagggggcTACATTTGCCATCTAAGTTAGTCATAGCCAATAGCCTACAAATAGCCTTAAATAGCCTGTGCATACAGTAGTActacatcttttataaattgagattttggccaaacGTATTTTACAAACGGAAAAACTGAGCGCTCATAAATTAACCTATGATGACGTAAGAACTAAACCCAACAATGTTTTTCCTCATCTCTAAGGTGTCCCATATGTGAAATGGATTCTTggctaaaaatattttactgctAAGATTGTTAAATTAACAGATATTGTTATACACCCCAAAACCAAAAAACTACTAAAATATAGCCTGTCCGTATGGGAGTTAAGGTATATAAACTAGTGCAGATCAATCAAACAAGCTCTGAGAGCTTTGAAACTTGACATGTTTGTAGTCAGGAAGTTGATTTAACTACTAGAAAAGACTGGATGTGAATATCATGATGTATGGAATATATAGAGACATATAAACACATACCTAAAATAAGCGGACATGCACAAATTGAATATTtatgcagaatgttttcattTACTTTGTGGTTGCTTAGCCACGGATTATCATAGAAATAGATATGATGGCTTGTTTGAAAGGTGGGGTTCAAGCAATACCAAATGACAAATCAGGGTGTTGTGTTACTCATTGTATGAGGTGtctaaaatgaatgaaaatggaACACTGACATAATTTAGTCCAAAGCCCATTATCAGTGGTGAGAAGAATGTTGAGAAATTCATTGTTACTGCAAAGTAAGTTACATTAGGTAAGTGCTGATCTatatttatgatacatttaataATGATACATTTCATAAGGCACAGTATACTATACAATTCATATGAACACAGATCCAATTGAATCAGGTTAACATTGGAATGGAACAtctttattaaaatatgtatatccACTTGAATTTTGTTTTGGTCAAGTCATTACTGAATAATGGAAAATAATATTGTTAGCTTTTGTCATTCCAGACCAGCAGTGGGCAGTAGAGCCTACACTACTTCACCCGATTGGTGTGATCTTTGAGTAAATAAGAACAATATATTAGATATATTTAATTTGAGTTTTTGATTGGTCTAGTGAGTTGACTACTGTTAGGCTAATGGTTGGATCCAGCTGTAGCTAGCTACTTGGTTGTCTTTATCGATATCTTCATAATCAGACAGGTAAATCATTACAAATATTATGTCAAATGAAAAGGCTGACCTAGTCTAATACAAGTAGCTAAATAGCTAGTTGTAGAAACTTATTAGCCTAGCTAAAAAAATTACTTAGCCCTCTGACTAATGTTACGTGTGTAATTCAACTTGATTTGCATTTCAGTGAAAATTCTgaaatttatatcatttttccTTTTCACTAGTCTCTTGAATTATGGAGAATGTCTTACAGACATTGGATCCAAAGGTTTGTATAATTTGTGGGAAAGATTTTGAAAAGGGCAAGAAAAAAGATCCCTATGTCCAAAACCCCACAGTAGAAGGCCTCCAACGCATACTTACCCTTGCTCAGCAGAGAGATGATGATATCCATAAAACTCTGGCTCCATATACAGATGACATACTTTCTTCCAAAATCAAAG from Megalobrama amblycephala isolate DHTTF-2021 linkage group LG7, ASM1881202v1, whole genome shotgun sequence harbors:
- the chrna9a gene encoding neuronal acetylcholine receptor subunit alpha-9, which produces MFSSLVVFSAQGRFAQKLLKDLMENYSNALRPVEDTDKALNVTLQITLSQIKDMDERNQVLTTYLWVRQIWHDAYLRWDKDEYDGLEVIRIPSDLVWRPDIVLYNNADEEDSSGPPGTNVVLRYNGEITWDSPAITKSSCKVDVSYFPFDSQECNLTFGSWTYNGNQVDITMGMESGDLSDFVENVEWECHGMPAVKNVIMYGCCSDPYPDITYTVLLKRRSSFYIFNLLLPCFLISFLAPLGFYLPADSGEKVSLGVTVLLALTVFQLMVAESMPPSESVPLIGKYYIATMTMITASTSLTIFIMNIHFCGAEAKPVPHWAKVLIIDYMSKIFFVYEVGENCTTPESDRGPLFSEDPLASLERDGYFDKGFYGDCQHDDRTHSQFNGYNHRDHRHGNGYHHNNSDYRQHRNQHQRRTRSSSNSPVRQSAHHPKYTHYIGRDGSDKLPLTSQEKLNDSELSIPEKLNGFTYDHGNGYLNGVGYLHDNGYSKTFGVDRYNKTPTGTGYVCVCGQHQKVVRNIDYIANCFREQRAHQAKGAEWKKVAKVMDRFFMWVFFIMVFLMSILVMAKAT